Sequence from the Candidatus Eremiobacterota bacterium genome:
TCGTTCCGACGCTGATCCTCGGCATCGTGATCTTCGTGATCACCTTGGTCGCGACGTTCATCGCGGCGGTCCTGCACGCGATCCCGTTCCTCGGCCCGATCGTGGGCGGAATCCTGACCCAGATCGTCGTCGCGTACGCGACGCTGGTCGTCGTCGGAGAGTACCTCAACCTGCGGAACACGGGCGCGATCGCGCCGCCCAGCACTCCGAACACGCCGGGCGCGCCGGTCGTCTAAGCCGACTGTCTGGACCCGTTCGGTGCGCAACGGGACCGCACCGAGCCGGGTCTAAGATCAGGTCATGCCGGACGCGAGCACCCACGCTCTCGATGCGATCGTCATCAAGGGCGCGCGGGAGCATAACCTCAAGAACATCGACCTGACGCTCCCTCGCAACAAGCTGATCGTAGTAACGGGCTTGTCGGGGTCGGGCAAGTCCTCGCTCGCCTTCGACACCATCTACGCCGAGGGACAGCGCCGCTACGTCGAGTCGCTCTCCTCGTACGCCCGGCAGTTCCTCGGGCAGATGGAGAAGCCCGACGTCGACTACATCGAAGGGCTCTCGCCGGCGATCTCGATCGACCAGAAGTCGACTTCGCGCAACCCGCGCTCGACGGTCGGCACCGTCACCGAGATCTACGACTACCTGCGGCTGCTGTACGCGCGGATCGGCAAGCCGCACTGCTATCAGTGCGGGCGCCAGATCAGCTCGCAGACCGCCGAGCAGATCGTCGACCAGATCCTCGCCTTCCCCGAAGGGACGCGCATTCAGCTGCTGGCGCCGGTGATCCGCGGCCGCAAGGGCGAGTACACCAAGCTGTTCGAGGAGATCGCGAAGGAGGGCTTCGCGCGCGTGCGCGTCGACGGCGAGCTGCGCGAGCTCAAAGAGAAGATCGAGCTCGACAAGAAGCGCAAGCACACCGTCGAGGTTATTGTCGACCGGCTGGTGGTGAAGCCCGAGGTGCGCGCGCGGCTCACCGACTCGATCGAGACGACGCTCAAGCTCTCGACCGGGATCGTCACCGTGCTGTACCAAGCGCAGGTCAAGGCGAACGCGGAGACGGCGAAGCCGGCCGAGGTGTGGACCGAAGCGACGTTCAGCGAGTCGTTCGCCTGCGCGTACTGCGGGATCTCGTTCCAGGAGCTGGAGCCGCGGCTGTTCTCGTTCAACTCGCCGTACGGCGCGTGCCCGGCGTGCAGCGGCCTGGGCGTGAAGATCGAGATCGACCCGTGGAAGGTGATCCCCGACCGCACCAAGTCGATCGCCGGCGGCGCGATCGTCCCATGGTCGAAGAACCTCGGCAGCGGGCGCTATCCTTCGACGAACCCGTACTACATGCAGCAGGTCGAGCGGCTGCTGCGCTCGCGCCGCTGCAAGGCGAGCACCCCCGTCGAGCTGCTCCCGGACGACGTGGTCGACACGATCCTGTACGGCGCCGACAAGAAGCAGAAGTTCGTCTACGAGTCGCGCTCCGGCCACCAGTGGGAGTACGAATCGCAGTTCGAGGGGGTCGTCAACAACCTGCAGCGCCGCTACAGCGAGACCTCCTCCGACTACGTGAAGGAAGAGATCGAGAAGTACATGAGCGCGTCGACCTGCAAGGTCTGCCAGGGCGCGCGGCTCAAGCCCGAGGCGCTCGGCGTCACCCTTGCCGGGAAGAACATCCACGAGACGACGACGATGTCGGTCGAAGCCGCGGAGCTCTTCTTCGCGACCTTCCGCCCCAACGAGCGCGAGCTGAAGATCTCGCATCAAATCCTCAAGGAAATTCGCGCGCGGCTCGGTTTCCTGAAGAACGTCGGGCTCGGCTACCTGAACCTCTCGCGCAGCGCTACGACGCTCTCCGGCGGTGAGTCGCAGCGCATTCGGCTGGCGACGCAGATCGGTTCCTCGCT
This genomic interval carries:
- the uvrA gene encoding excinuclease ABC subunit UvrA, encoding MPDASTHALDAIVIKGAREHNLKNIDLTLPRNKLIVVTGLSGSGKSSLAFDTIYAEGQRRYVESLSSYARQFLGQMEKPDVDYIEGLSPAISIDQKSTSRNPRSTVGTVTEIYDYLRLLYARIGKPHCYQCGRQISSQTAEQIVDQILAFPEGTRIQLLAPVIRGRKGEYTKLFEEIAKEGFARVRVDGELRELKEKIELDKKRKHTVEVIVDRLVVKPEVRARLTDSIETTLKLSTGIVTVLYQAQVKANAETAKPAEVWTEATFSESFACAYCGISFQELEPRLFSFNSPYGACPACSGLGVKIEIDPWKVIPDRTKSIAGGAIVPWSKNLGSGRYPSTNPYYMQQVERLLRSRRCKASTPVELLPDDVVDTILYGADKKQKFVYESRSGHQWEYESQFEGVVNNLQRRYSETSSDYVKEEIEKYMSASTCKVCQGARLKPEALGVTLAGKNIHETTTMSVEAAELFFATFRPNERELKISHQILKEIRARLGFLKNVGLGYLNLSRSATTLSGGESQRIRLATQIGSSLVGVLYILDEPSIGLHQRDNDRLLATLETLRDIGNTLIVIEHDEDTMRSADVIVDIGPGAGAEGGYILSVGGIDEIENNRESLTGAYLSGRQFIAIPKHRKKGRSILSVINAKANNIRGVDVDLPLGTFTCVTGVSGSGKSTLVNEVVVKALNQHLHHQPPGGTYGRVKGAEALDKMVVIDQSPIGRTPRSNPATYTGAFDLIRELYSLTPEAKVRGYTPGRFSFNVKGGRCEACQGDGIIKIEMHFLPDVYVPCEVCKGKRYNAQTLEVKYRGKTISDILEMRVDEASEFFANIPRVHGKLRTICDVGLGYIKMGQPATTLSGGEAQRVKLATELSRRSTGRTFYVLDEPTTGLHFAD